A stretch of Salvelinus alpinus chromosome 4, SLU_Salpinus.1, whole genome shotgun sequence DNA encodes these proteins:
- the LOC139574372 gene encoding beta-1,4-galactosyltransferase 1-like has protein sequence MLMMRDSTVNFSVLHRTCKLVVILCFLHISVTFIFYVRSLDIPFSFAQNQQAHTAKKHDQTTSKDTKPDVVETNRFSVDNVTSTFTKELVKCLDTSPLLVGPLRIEFSNPVSLDVVRKENPNLQNGGRFKPKDCVALQKVAIIIPFRNRDEHLKFWLYYLHPILQRQQLDYGIYVINQDGDEIFNRAKLLNVGYTEALKEYDYGCFVFSDVDLIPMDDRNTYKCFSQPRHLSVSMDKFGFRLPYNQYFGGVSSMSKEQFLKINGFPNNYWGWGGEDDDIFNRLSSRGMTISRPSGAVGKCRMIRHNRDGGNEDNPQRFDRIAHTRETMNKDGIKTLSYKVVKVEKDQLYTKITVDVGKKD, from the exons ATGCTAATGATGCGGGATTCAACTGTGAATTTCAGTGTTCTCCATAGAACTTGCAAATTGGTCGTCATTCTTTGTTTTCTCCATATTTCGGTCACATTCATTTTTTACGTGAGGTCGTTAGATATTCCATTTTCTTTTGCACAAAATCAGCAAGCACACACAGCGAAAAAGCATGACCAAACTACATCAAAGGACACCAAACCTGACGTGGTTGAAACGAATCGCTTTTCTGTAGACAACGTGACATCTACATTCACCAAAGAACTTGTAAAATGTCTTGACACTTCGCCACTGCTTG TGGGCCCACTGCGAATTGAGTTCTCTAACCCAGTCAGCCTTGATGTGGTAAGGAAGGAGAACCCCAATCTTCAGAATGGGGGGCGCTTCAAGCCCAAAGACTGTGTGGCCCTCCAGAAGGTGGCTATCATCATCCCTTTCCGCAACCGCGACGAGCACCTCAAGTTCTGGCTGTACTACCTCCATCCCATCCTTCAGCGCCAGCAGCTGGACTACGGCATCTACGTTATCAACCAG GACGGTGATGAGATCTTTAACCGCGCCAAGCTCCTCAACGTTGGCTACACAGAGGCCCTGAAGGAGTACGACTATGGCTGCTTTGTTTTCAGCGATGTGGACCTCATCCCCATGGATGACCGCAACACCTACAAGTGCTTCAGCCAGCCCAGGCACCTGTCTGTCTCCATGGACAAGTTTGGCTTCAG gTTGCCGTACAACCAGTATTTTGGCGGCGTGTCGTCAATGAGCAAGGAGCAGTTCCTCAAGATCAACGGCTTCCCCAACAACTACTGGGGCTGGGGAGGGGAGGACGACGACATTTTCAACAG GCTGAGCTCCAGGGGGATGACCATCTCGCGGCCCAGCGGAGCCGTGGGGAAATGCAGGATGATCCGCCACAACCGGGACGGTGGGAACGAAGACAACCCTCAGAG gttcgACCGCATCGCCCACACCAGGGAGACGATGAACAAAGACGGCATAAAAACCCTGTCGTACAAAGTGGTCAAAGTGGAGAAGGATCAATTATACACCAAAATTACTGTGGACGTGGGGAAAAAAGACTGA